A window from Candidatus Latescibacterota bacterium encodes these proteins:
- a CDS encoding ABC transporter permease subunit, translating to MGAETHIRRGAPGAYGARLIVLAALMMAGLASLAALGLSPAGLSPGQGGLRVAGDFLGRALSPALDYQGDVPAGTPPILLKALAAARTTVVFAAAAIGLSVLAGLLLGFLASNAWWDALRGGEASRAGRLLRPLIPVLYGGVRVLIALMRSVHELLWAVLFLAAFGISNLAAVIAIAIPYAGTLAKVFGEMIDEADTTAAVALRQAGASAPQVFVFGLLPRALPDIGAYAFYRFECALRSSAVLGFFGFPTLGYYLSASFENLYYGEVWTYLYTLFVLVALADLWSGALRRRLLT from the coding sequence ATGGGGGCTGAGACCCACATCCGGCGCGGCGCGCCGGGAGCCTACGGCGCGCGCCTGATCGTGCTCGCGGCGCTGATGATGGCCGGCCTCGCCTCCCTCGCGGCGCTCGGGCTCTCGCCCGCCGGCCTCAGCCCGGGGCAGGGCGGCCTGCGCGTGGCGGGGGACTTCCTCGGCCGCGCCCTCAGCCCCGCGCTTGACTACCAGGGCGACGTCCCCGCCGGCACGCCGCCAATCCTCCTCAAGGCGCTCGCGGCCGCGCGCACGACGGTGGTCTTCGCCGCCGCGGCCATCGGGCTGTCGGTGCTGGCGGGGCTCCTGCTCGGCTTTCTCGCGTCGAACGCCTGGTGGGACGCGCTGCGCGGCGGTGAGGCCAGCCGCGCGGGACGTCTGCTGCGGCCGCTGATTCCCGTCCTCTACGGCGGCGTGCGCGTGCTCATCGCGCTGATGCGCTCGGTGCACGAGCTGCTCTGGGCGGTGCTCTTCCTCGCGGCCTTCGGGATCAGCAACCTCGCGGCGGTGATCGCCATCGCGATTCCCTACGCCGGCACGCTGGCCAAGGTCTTCGGCGAGATGATCGACGAGGCCGACACGACCGCCGCCGTCGCCCTGCGGCAGGCCGGCGCCAGCGCGCCGCAGGTCTTCGTCTTCGGGCTGCTGCCCCGCGCGCTGCCGGACATCGGCGCCTACGCCTTCTATCGCTTCGAGTGCGCGCTGCGCTCGTCGGCGGTGCTGGGCTTCTTCGGCTTCCCCACGCTGGGCTACTACCTCTCGGCCTCCTTCGAGAACCTCTACTACGGCGAGGTCTGGACCTACCTCTACACGCTCTTCGTCCTCGTGGCGCTGGCGGACCTGTGGAGCGGCGCGCTCAGGCGGAGGCTGCTGACATGA
- a CDS encoding ABC transporter permease subunit, with amino-acid sequence MSAREARVRALWRGRERSPFLRWSGIALLALIAGSWIGGGFSAQGFLAPRRVENLHRFLHELRPYPLQETDWDSGVALRWALDLLGSRGLAAAGITLAMAVAAIALAALLGTLLGLPAARNLATPAPFLPAAHAPGRGARAAWATLRGVARLALIFCRAIPEYVWAFLFLALLGPSAWPAVLALGLHNAGILGKLGAEVVENLDRGPLGALRGLGATRAQLVTTGVFPLSVSRLLLYFFYRWETCIREATVLGLLGIVSLGYWIADARARNQYDVMAFYILLGALLVLLGDLVSGLIRAWLRRA; translated from the coding sequence ATGAGCGCGCGCGAGGCAAGGGTGCGCGCGCTGTGGCGCGGCCGGGAGCGCAGCCCCTTTCTGCGCTGGAGCGGGATCGCCCTGCTGGCGCTGATCGCGGGCTCCTGGATCGGCGGCGGCTTCAGCGCGCAGGGCTTCCTGGCGCCGCGGCGCGTCGAGAACCTGCATCGCTTCCTGCACGAGCTGCGGCCCTATCCACTGCAGGAGACCGACTGGGACAGCGGCGTCGCCCTGCGCTGGGCGCTCGATCTGCTCGGCAGTCGCGGGCTCGCCGCGGCGGGGATCACGCTGGCGATGGCCGTGGCGGCCATCGCGCTGGCCGCCCTGCTGGGCACGCTGCTCGGGCTGCCCGCCGCCCGCAACCTGGCGACGCCCGCGCCCTTCCTCCCCGCCGCGCACGCTCCCGGGCGCGGCGCCCGCGCGGCCTGGGCGACGCTGCGCGGTGTCGCACGTCTCGCGCTCATCTTCTGTCGCGCGATCCCGGAATACGTCTGGGCCTTTCTCTTTCTCGCGCTGCTGGGGCCGAGCGCCTGGCCGGCGGTGCTGGCCCTGGGTCTGCACAACGCGGGCATCCTGGGCAAGCTGGGCGCGGAGGTGGTGGAGAACCTCGATCGCGGGCCGCTCGGCGCGTTGCGTGGTCTGGGCGCCACCCGCGCTCAACTGGTCACCACAGGGGTTTTTCCGCTCAGCGTGTCGCGCCTGCTGCTCTACTTCTTCTACCGCTGGGAGACCTGCATTCGCGAGGCCACGGTGCTCGGCCTGCTGGGGATCGTCTCGCTGGGTTACTGGATTGCTGACGCGCGCGCGCGCAATCAGTACGACGTGATGGCCTTCTACATCCTCCTCGGCGCGCTGCTGGTCTTGCTCGGCGATCTCGTCTCAGGTTTGATACGCGCCTGGCTGCGGCGGGCCTAG
- the lysM gene encoding peptidoglycan-binding protein LysM yields MGLFDFVKDAGEKIFHTEAKAAEARTEMAQRLGSHVTAMGFEVEGLAVDFNDKDVATLRGTVASQKEMEQVVLTVGNVSGVASVDNQLVVKKPEPEAVFYTVKSGDTLGAIAKAHLGSAGAYMKIFEANQPMLKDPNKIYPGQTLRIPKS; encoded by the coding sequence ATGGGTCTCTTCGATTTCGTCAAGGACGCTGGCGAGAAGATCTTCCACACCGAGGCCAAGGCCGCCGAGGCGCGGACCGAGATGGCGCAGCGCCTGGGCTCCCACGTCACGGCCATGGGCTTCGAGGTCGAAGGTCTCGCGGTGGACTTCAACGACAAGGACGTGGCGACCCTGCGCGGCACCGTGGCGTCCCAGAAGGAGATGGAGCAGGTCGTTCTCACCGTTGGCAACGTGAGCGGCGTGGCGTCGGTGGACAATCAGCTGGTGGTGAAGAAGCCCGAGCCCGAGGCCGTGTTCTACACGGTGAAGTCCGGCGACACGCTGGGCGCCATCGCCAAGGCGCATCTCGGCAGCGCGGGCGCCTACATGAAGATCTTCGAGGCGAATCAGCCCATGCTCAAGGACCCGAACAAGATCTACCCGGGTCAGACGCTGCGCATTCCCAAGAGCTGA
- a CDS encoding dodecin domain-containing protein, translating into MSIVKVIEVIASSKKGWEDAARNAVEEAGKTVKNIKHFYVESQTAVVEKGEIKEYRINGKISFVVD; encoded by the coding sequence ATGAGCATCGTCAAGGTCATCGAGGTCATCGCCTCGTCGAAGAAGGGCTGGGAGGACGCGGCCCGCAACGCGGTCGAAGAGGCCGGCAAGACCGTCAAGAACATCAAGCACTTCTACGTGGAGAGCCAGACGGCCGTGGTGGAGAAGGGCGAGATCAAGGAGTACCGGATCAACGGCAAGATCTCCTTCGTGGTGGACTAG
- a CDS encoding AAA family ATPase, translating into MSRLADSRRLSAEQLRWTCDESAFDFDSTKSVPALKEIVGQPRAIQSLEFGLKIQNQGYNIYVSGLSGVGRMTLIKTHLEELVKFAPRPEDICFVHNFEDPDVPKALILPPGKGADLRRHVNQLVDTLREEVPRAFESKEYEGEVSAVAQASQARQQELLSGLESYASERGYTIEFTKVGITLQPVKDGEALDAEAVAKLGAAEREALDQAREEVQGEVQRFLKAAKELNKETRERIEEIKNRVGVFVVGSIVDIYKDKYGEHPAVLTYLDAFQQHAVEQLSDFGEDEERPQLPLMGVKPEPEGDKFAKYRINVVVDNSATEGAPVVIETSPSYYNLFGRIERKSYMGAMVTNFQMIKAGSILKARGGYLVVNALDVLTSPGVWESLKKVVKYEQVRIEDLGEQYSLVPLAGMKPEPIPTTLKILMIGSARIYRLLQNVDEDFRKIFKVKVDFDSRMPMDMARQDYPAFISTRVRAEGLLHFDRSGVAAVIEDAARQVDDRDYASTRFADAADLVRESSYFAHQEGAKLVSRQHVERALDEKRFRSNLIEERIQQLFAEGTVLVDLEGERVGQVNGLAVLDLGDIRFGKPSRITVKTWMGRAGVVDIEREAKLAGQIYQKGVLILSGYLGAKYAQGRPLALSASIAFEQSYDGVDGDSASSTELYALLSSLSGLPIRQGVAVTGSVNQHGEVQAIGGANEKIEGYFAVCKLKGLTGEQGVMLPASNRRHLMLSPEVRDAVEAGRFHVWSVESIDQGIEILTGVPAGEADAEGVFPEGTVHRAVQDRLDGFMEGLRSAKDDGAAPSVKSDDKNGS; encoded by the coding sequence ATGAGCCGCCTCGCCGATAGCCGCCGTCTCAGCGCCGAGCAGCTGCGCTGGACCTGCGACGAATCCGCCTTCGACTTCGACAGCACCAAGAGCGTCCCCGCCCTCAAGGAGATCGTGGGCCAGCCGCGGGCCATACAGAGCCTGGAGTTCGGCCTCAAGATCCAGAACCAGGGCTACAACATCTACGTGAGCGGTCTGAGCGGCGTGGGCCGGATGACCCTGATCAAGACCCACCTCGAGGAGCTGGTGAAGTTCGCGCCGCGCCCCGAGGACATCTGCTTCGTGCACAACTTCGAGGACCCGGACGTCCCCAAGGCGCTCATCCTGCCGCCGGGCAAGGGGGCGGACCTGCGCCGCCACGTGAACCAGCTCGTGGACACGCTGCGCGAAGAGGTGCCGCGCGCCTTCGAGAGCAAGGAGTACGAGGGCGAGGTGTCCGCGGTGGCGCAGGCCAGCCAGGCGCGGCAGCAGGAGCTGCTGAGCGGGCTGGAGAGCTACGCCAGCGAACGCGGCTACACGATCGAGTTCACCAAGGTGGGCATCACGCTCCAGCCGGTGAAGGACGGCGAGGCGCTCGACGCCGAGGCGGTGGCGAAACTCGGCGCGGCGGAACGCGAGGCGCTCGACCAGGCCCGCGAGGAGGTGCAGGGCGAGGTCCAGCGCTTCCTCAAGGCCGCCAAGGAGCTGAACAAGGAGACCCGCGAGCGGATCGAGGAGATCAAGAACCGCGTGGGCGTGTTCGTCGTGGGCAGCATCGTGGACATCTACAAGGACAAGTACGGCGAGCACCCGGCGGTGCTGACCTACCTCGACGCCTTCCAGCAGCACGCCGTGGAGCAGCTCAGCGACTTCGGCGAGGACGAGGAGCGCCCGCAGCTGCCGCTCATGGGCGTCAAGCCCGAGCCCGAGGGCGACAAGTTCGCGAAATACCGCATCAACGTGGTGGTGGACAACAGCGCCACCGAAGGCGCGCCGGTGGTGATCGAGACCAGCCCCAGCTACTACAACCTCTTCGGCCGCATCGAGCGCAAGAGCTACATGGGCGCCATGGTCACCAACTTCCAGATGATCAAGGCGGGCAGCATCTTGAAGGCGCGCGGCGGCTACCTCGTGGTGAACGCGCTGGACGTGCTCACCAGCCCCGGCGTCTGGGAGAGCCTGAAGAAGGTGGTGAAGTACGAGCAGGTGCGCATCGAGGACCTGGGCGAGCAGTACAGCCTGGTGCCGCTGGCGGGCATGAAGCCCGAGCCCATTCCCACCACGCTCAAGATCCTCATGATCGGCTCCGCGCGCATCTACCGCCTGCTGCAGAACGTGGACGAGGACTTCCGCAAGATCTTCAAGGTGAAGGTGGACTTCGACAGCCGCATGCCCATGGACATGGCGCGTCAGGACTACCCCGCCTTCATCAGCACGCGGGTGCGCGCGGAGGGACTGCTGCACTTCGACCGCAGCGGTGTGGCCGCGGTGATCGAGGACGCCGCCCGCCAGGTGGACGACCGCGACTACGCGTCCACCCGCTTCGCCGACGCCGCCGACCTGGTGCGCGAGTCGAGCTACTTCGCGCACCAGGAGGGCGCCAAGCTCGTCTCGCGGCAGCACGTGGAGCGCGCGCTGGACGAGAAGCGCTTCCGCTCCAACCTGATCGAGGAGCGCATCCAGCAGCTCTTCGCCGAGGGCACCGTGCTCGTGGACCTGGAGGGCGAGCGCGTCGGCCAGGTGAACGGGCTCGCGGTGCTCGACCTGGGGGACATCCGCTTCGGCAAGCCGAGTCGCATCACCGTGAAGACCTGGATGGGCCGCGCCGGCGTGGTGGACATCGAGCGCGAGGCCAAGCTCGCGGGGCAGATCTACCAGAAGGGCGTGCTGATCCTGTCGGGTTACCTCGGCGCGAAATACGCCCAGGGGCGGCCGCTGGCCCTGTCGGCCAGCATCGCCTTCGAGCAGAGCTACGACGGCGTCGACGGCGACAGCGCCTCCAGCACCGAGCTCTACGCGCTGCTCAGCAGCCTGTCCGGGCTGCCCATCCGCCAGGGAGTCGCGGTGACGGGCAGCGTGAACCAGCACGGCGAGGTGCAGGCCATCGGCGGCGCGAACGAGAAGATCGAGGGCTACTTCGCCGTCTGCAAGCTCAAGGGCCTGACCGGCGAGCAGGGGGTGATGCTCCCCGCCAGCAACCGTCGCCATCTCATGCTGAGTCCGGAAGTGCGGGACGCGGTGGAGGCCGGGCGCTTCCACGTGTGGAGCGTGGAGTCCATCGACCAGGGCATCGAGATCCTGACGGGCGTGCCGGCCGGCGAGGCCGATGCCGAGGGCGTCTTCCCCGAGGGCACGGTGCACCGCGCCGTGCAGGATCGTCTCGACGGCTTCATGGAGGGGCTGCGGAGCGCGAAGGACGACGGCGCGGCGCCCTCCGTCAAGAGCGACGACAAGAACGGGAGCTAG
- a CDS encoding alpha/beta hydrolase: MASVSVSGAQLDVVERGQGTPLLFVHGSASDRRSWQGQLDAFGARYRAIAYSRRWHWPNAPIGPGEDYAMLRHVDDLREVILGLDAAPAHLVGHSYGAFVCLLLALREPALVRSLVLAEPPAITLFASSPPRPPELLRLLVTRPRAATALLKFGLGGVAPAVKAFRRGDDQHAVRLFGRAVFGPVGYDRMNPGRRGQIQDNLSNVKAELTGSGFAALDCEQLRQLRLPVLLLEGERSIPLFGQVMDRLAELLPSARRVRLAGATHMLHGDNPDDFRAAVLDFLAGTGAS; the protein is encoded by the coding sequence ATGGCCAGCGTGAGCGTGAGCGGAGCGCAGCTCGACGTCGTCGAGCGCGGCCAGGGCACGCCGCTGCTCTTCGTCCACGGCTCCGCCAGCGATCGCCGCAGCTGGCAAGGCCAGCTCGACGCCTTCGGCGCCCGGTATCGCGCCATCGCCTACAGCCGCCGCTGGCACTGGCCGAACGCGCCGATCGGTCCCGGCGAGGACTACGCGATGCTCCGGCACGTGGACGATCTGCGCGAGGTCATCCTGGGACTGGACGCCGCGCCGGCCCACCTCGTGGGCCACTCCTACGGCGCCTTCGTCTGCCTGCTGCTGGCCTTGCGCGAGCCGGCCTTGGTCCGGTCGCTGGTGCTGGCCGAGCCGCCGGCCATCACGCTCTTCGCGAGCAGTCCCCCGCGTCCGCCCGAACTGCTGCGCCTGCTCGTGACGCGGCCACGCGCCGCGACGGCCCTGCTGAAGTTCGGGCTGGGCGGCGTCGCGCCGGCCGTGAAGGCCTTCCGGCGCGGGGACGATCAGCACGCCGTGCGGCTGTTCGGGCGGGCTGTCTTCGGCCCCGTCGGCTACGATCGCATGAATCCCGGGCGCCGCGGCCAGATCCAGGACAATCTGAGCAACGTGAAGGCGGAGCTCACTGGCTCGGGCTTCGCCGCCCTGGACTGCGAGCAGCTGCGGCAGCTCAGGCTGCCCGTGCTGCTGCTGGAGGGGGAGCGGAGCATTCCCCTCTTCGGTCAGGTGATGGACCGCCTGGCCGAGCTGCTGCCCTCCGCCAGGCGCGTCCGGCTCGCGGGCGCGACGCACATGCTGCACGGCGACAACCCCGACGACTTCCGCGCGGCGGTGCTGGATTTCCTGGCGGGAACTGGGGCATCCTGA
- a CDS encoding DinB family protein, whose product MDFHELVDGLERSGALLAGAFEGVTDEAMRWKPAPERWSLLEILGHLCDEEAADFSVRLRLIVESPEADWPPIDPEGWVRERQHNEGDPGELVRRFRLARAGNLLWLRGLDPAALETVHTHPRFGSMRAGDMFAAWCAHDLLHLAQVARTNLDRVRKLGKPYDTGYAG is encoded by the coding sequence ATGGACTTTCACGAACTGGTGGACGGACTGGAGCGCAGCGGGGCGCTGCTCGCGGGCGCCTTCGAGGGCGTCACCGACGAGGCCATGCGCTGGAAGCCGGCGCCCGAGCGCTGGAGCCTGCTGGAGATCCTCGGGCACCTCTGCGACGAGGAGGCCGCCGACTTCAGCGTGAGGCTGCGGCTCATCGTGGAGTCCCCGGAGGCGGACTGGCCGCCCATCGACCCGGAGGGCTGGGTGCGCGAACGGCAGCACAACGAGGGCGACCCCGGCGAGCTGGTACGGCGCTTTCGACTGGCGCGGGCCGGCAATCTCCTGTGGCTGCGCGGCCTCGACCCGGCGGCGCTCGAGACCGTGCACACCCATCCCCGGTTCGGGTCCATGCGCGCCGGCGACATGTTCGCCGCCTGGTGTGCCCACGATCTGCTGCACCTGGCCCAGGTCGCGCGCACGAATCTCGATCGGGTGCGCAAGCTGGGCAAGCCCTACGACACGGGTTACGCGGGGTAG
- a CDS encoding YdeI/OmpD-associated family protein, which translates to MTATGAKPTFFATPAAWRRWLAANHAKADALLVGFWKRDAGKPSITWPESVDEALCYGWIDGVRRRIDEASYSIRFTPRKPGSTWSRTNIARMEALSAEGRVKPAGHAAYAARREAKSVIYSYEQGAVEMPAAFLAAFKRRRVAWRFFDEQPASYRKMATWWVASAKREETRQRRFDALVEASSRAERLPQFDGRKPRG; encoded by the coding sequence GTGACCGCGACCGGCGCCAAGCCCACCTTCTTCGCGACGCCGGCGGCCTGGCGCCGCTGGCTGGCCGCGAACCATGCGAAAGCGGACGCGCTGCTCGTCGGCTTCTGGAAACGCGACGCGGGCAAGCCCAGCATCACCTGGCCCGAGTCCGTCGACGAGGCGCTCTGCTACGGGTGGATCGACGGCGTGCGCCGCCGCATCGACGAGGCGAGCTACTCGATCCGCTTCACGCCGCGCAAGCCGGGGAGCACGTGGAGCCGCACCAACATCGCGCGGATGGAGGCGCTGAGCGCCGAGGGGCGCGTGAAGCCTGCCGGACACGCGGCCTACGCCGCGCGGCGGGAGGCGAAGTCCGTCATCTATTCCTACGAGCAGGGGGCCGTCGAGATGCCGGCGGCCTTCCTCGCCGCGTTCAAGAGGCGGCGGGTCGCGTGGCGCTTCTTCGACGAACAGCCCGCGTCCTATCGCAAGATGGCGACCTGGTGGGTGGCGAGCGCCAAGCGCGAGGAGACGCGGCAACGGCGATTCGACGCGCTCGTCGAGGCCTCCTCACGCGCCGAGCGCCTGCCGCAGTTCGACGGCCGCAAGCCCAGGGGGTAG
- a CDS encoding cupin domain-containing protein, with translation MAEQKQPYVQHMDVLHGALSRIDVAALVASCTDPWYNQTLCRVNDSVVRLGILQGEYHWHRHPDEDEFFFTLRGTLLIDVEDADTVALGPLQGYVVPRGVLHRTRAPEKVVILMVETAAIDPIGEE, from the coding sequence ATGGCCGAACAGAAGCAGCCCTACGTGCAGCACATGGACGTCCTCCACGGCGCGCTTTCGCGCATCGACGTGGCGGCCCTCGTGGCGAGCTGCACCGACCCCTGGTACAACCAGACGCTCTGCCGCGTGAACGACAGCGTGGTGCGCCTGGGCATCCTGCAGGGCGAGTACCACTGGCACCGCCACCCGGACGAGGACGAGTTCTTCTTCACCCTGCGGGGCACGCTCCTGATCGACGTGGAGGACGCCGACACCGTGGCGCTCGGCCCGCTGCAGGGCTACGTCGTGCCGCGGGGCGTGCTGCACCGCACGCGCGCGCCGGAGAAGGTGGTCATCCTGATGGTGGAGACGGCCGCCATCGATCCGATCGGCGAGGAGTAG
- a CDS encoding GNAT family N-acetyltransferase: MKLLTYDQVDPLGVLHLNLLCLGYPLTPELAARLRRDDPRVMEGLGVYLEADGIVVGQVLLYRLPVVATDGPGEVGGICAVCTHPAFQRRGIAARLMDAAHARMRDAGLTVSTLGTTRYRVAHRLYLRAGYEDAVDSLSTLVRREQLPPNGFLRALRATEASLGDCDAVFDRAARGRLGFARRHPGFFALSAAAGEIDVGALWLLHRGAEPVGYATTSGGGGLLRVRMLLLEERADAPAAIAALSAAGAAERIELRVDEPAVAEALIGAGFPPPRRDWNTFMLRPLREGLPIEAARRWLGIDSGRFLISPIDQT, translated from the coding sequence ATGAAGCTTCTGACCTACGATCAGGTGGATCCGCTCGGCGTCCTCCATCTCAACCTACTCTGTCTCGGCTATCCACTTACGCCGGAGCTCGCGGCTCGACTGCGGCGGGACGACCCGCGGGTGATGGAGGGCCTCGGGGTCTACCTGGAGGCAGACGGCATCGTGGTGGGGCAGGTCCTGCTCTACCGTCTGCCCGTGGTCGCGACCGACGGCCCCGGCGAGGTCGGCGGCATCTGCGCCGTCTGCACGCATCCGGCCTTCCAGCGCCGCGGGATCGCCGCGCGCCTCATGGATGCCGCCCACGCGCGCATGCGCGATGCGGGGCTGACCGTCTCCACGCTCGGCACGACACGCTACCGGGTAGCGCATCGGCTCTACCTGCGGGCCGGCTACGAGGACGCCGTCGACTCCCTCTCGACCCTGGTCCGGCGGGAGCAGCTCCCCCCGAACGGCTTCCTGCGCGCTCTGCGCGCCACGGAGGCCTCGCTCGGCGACTGCGACGCCGTCTTCGATCGCGCGGCTCGCGGGCGGCTGGGCTTCGCGAGACGGCACCCGGGTTTCTTCGCGCTCTCCGCGGCCGCCGGCGAGATCGACGTCGGCGCGCTCTGGCTCCTCCACCGGGGCGCCGAGCCGGTCGGCTACGCCACGACCAGCGGGGGCGGCGGCCTGCTGCGCGTGCGCATGCTCCTGCTGGAGGAGCGCGCCGATGCTCCGGCGGCCATCGCGGCGCTGTCGGCGGCCGGCGCGGCGGAGCGAATCGAGCTGCGGGTGGACGAACCCGCCGTCGCGGAGGCGCTGATCGGGGCGGGGTTCCCGCCGCCGCGGCGCGACTGGAATACCTTCATGCTCAGGCCGCTGCGCGAGGGGCTCCCGATCGAGGCCGCCCGCCGCTGGCTCGGCATCGACTCGGGGCGCTTCCTCATCTCGCCGATCGATCAGACCTAG